The following proteins are encoded in a genomic region of Glycine max cultivar Williams 82 chromosome 18, Glycine_max_v4.0, whole genome shotgun sequence:
- the LOC100818882 gene encoding uncharacterized protein, which produces MPLYTKFLKDLLIKKGKYIHNGNIMVEGNCSAVIQRIPPPKYKDPGSVTIPCSIGVVSVGKALIYLGASINLMPLSMCRRIGNLEIAPTRMTLHLADHSITRPYGVVEDVLVKVRQFMFPMDFVIMDIEEDAEIPLILGCSFMLTVKCVVDMGNGNLEMSVDDQKVTFNLFDTIKHPSDHKACFKMKAVEHEVAMEEEKELKKCLEELDGLKGRPSEKVVFEELKKDLPIEKAKVDLKILPEHLKYVFLEDNKAKPIVISNSQTDEEESWLVKVLKKHRAVIG; this is translated from the exons atgccactctacaCTAAGTTTCTCAAGGATTTGCTGATCAAGAAGGGTAAATACATACATAATGGAAACATTATGGTGGAAGGCAATTGCAGCGCAGTTATTCAGAGAATCCCCCCACCAAAGTACAAAGATCCAGGGAGTGTGACTATCCCATGCTCAATAGGTGTTGTATCGGTAGGAAAAGCACTTATTTATTTAGGGGCTAGCATCAATCTGATGCCCCTATCTATGTGTAGAAGGATCGGGAACTTGGAGATTGCACCAACTAGAATGACATTGCATCTAGCTGATCATTCAATTACAAGACCCTACGGTGTAGTGGAGGATGTGTTGGTCAAGGTGCGTCAATTCATGTTCCCTATGGATTTTGTGATCATGGATATAGAAGAAGATGCTGAAATTCCATTGATCTTAGGTTGTTCCTTCATGTTGACGGTTAAGTGTGTGGTGGACATGGGAAATGGTAACCTAGAAATGAGTGTCGATGATCAAAAGGTTACCTTCAATTTATTCGACACAATTAAGCACCCAAGTGACCACAAGGCCTGTTTTAAGATGAAGGCAGTTGAACATGAGGTGGCCATG gaagaagaaaaagaattgaaGAAATGTCTAGAAGAGTTGGATGGGTTGAAAGGAAGGCCTTCAGAAAAAGTGGTGtttgaagaattgaagaagGACCTTCCCATAGAGAAAGCTAAGGTGGACTTGAAGATCTTGCCGGAGCATTTGAAGTATGTGTTCTTAGAAGATAATAAGGCAAAACCAATAGTGATTAGCAATTCTCAAACTGATGAGGAGGAATCTTGGCTGGTGAAAGTTTTGAAAAAGCATAGGGCAGTGATTGGATGA
- the LOC102669319 gene encoding uncharacterized protein has translation MGLSPFQMVYGKACYLPIEMEHKAYWALKFLNFDEVLSGEKRKLQLLELEEMRLNAYESSRLYKQKVKAYHDKNLLKKDFQPGQQVLLFNSRLKLFLGKLKSKWSGPFTIKEVKPYGVVELIDP, from the coding sequence ATGGGACTATCTCcatttcaaatggtttatggcaAAGCCTGCTACTTACCAATAGAGATGGAGCATAAGGCATATTGGGCTTTGAAGTTTCTgaattttgatgaagttctatCGGGAGAGAAAAGGAAGCTGCAACTCTTGGAGTTGGAGGAAATGAGGTTGAATGCATATGAATCATCCAGGCTATACAAGCAAAAGGTGAAGGCATATCACGATAAAAATTTGTTGAAGAAGGACTTCCAGCCTGGCCAACAAGTTCTGTTGTTCAACTCAAGGCTAAAGCTGTTCCTAGGCAAATTGAAGTCTAAATGGTCTGGACCATTTACTATCAAAGAAGTGAAGCCATATGGAGTAGTGGAGCTAATAGATCCTTAG